A genomic segment from Pistricoccus aurantiacus encodes:
- a CDS encoding heme lyase CcmF/NrfE family subunit: MLTKILPEFGHFALVLALLIAAVQAVIPLAGAATRRPLWMAYAKPMASAQFLFLVLAYLSLTASFMLDDFSVVVVADNSNSMLPWYYKFSAVWGNHEGSVLLWSLMLGTWGFAVSRFSGNLPRDMMARVLGIMGLVSTGFLAFVLLTSNPFARTLPGVPQDGADLNPLLQDFGLVIHPPMLYMGYVGFSVVFAFAIAALLGGRLDAAWTRWARPWTNVAWAFLTVGIALGSWWAYYELGWGGWWFWDPVENASLLPWLSGTALIHSLAVTEKRGSFKSWTVLLAIITFSLSLLGTFLVRSGVLTSVHAFANDPSRGLFILVLLGITVGLSLLVFALRAPRVSHAVGFGWLSRDSLLLVNNILLVVMTVTVLLGTLYPLVLDALDLGKISVGPPYFNALFVPLTVLLCIFMGLGPVARWKQMPGRELAKRLGIAAAAALVIGLLMPLLYGGEWNLWVSLGLVTALWIVLPLVRDLFDKTRHASAVGAGLKRLSLSYWGMVLGHVGLAVTIVGVVMVSNYNVERNVRLSPGESVSVAGDTYTMTDLREVRGPNYLSEVATIEVSRNDRLRFVMNPEKRLYLARRMPMTQVALRPGLFRDLYVAMGEDLGDGSWAVRIQSKPFVRWLWLGALLMAAGGVLAVADKRYRSRRVSENAVSSSEAAPGAAASLREAKA; this comes from the coding sequence ATGCTGACCAAGATACTACCCGAATTCGGCCATTTCGCCCTGGTGCTTGCGCTGCTGATCGCCGCAGTGCAAGCGGTGATTCCCCTGGCCGGCGCCGCCACCCGTCGTCCTTTATGGATGGCCTACGCCAAACCCATGGCCAGCGCTCAGTTCCTGTTTCTGGTGCTGGCCTACTTAAGCCTCACTGCGAGCTTCATGCTCGACGACTTCAGCGTCGTGGTGGTGGCGGACAACTCCAACTCCATGCTGCCCTGGTACTACAAGTTCAGCGCCGTATGGGGCAATCATGAAGGCTCGGTACTGCTATGGAGCCTGATGCTCGGCACCTGGGGCTTCGCGGTAAGTCGATTCTCCGGCAATCTGCCCAGGGACATGATGGCCCGGGTGCTTGGCATCATGGGGCTGGTCAGCACCGGATTCCTGGCCTTCGTGCTGCTGACCTCCAATCCCTTTGCGCGAACTCTGCCCGGCGTGCCCCAGGACGGCGCGGATCTCAATCCGCTGCTGCAGGACTTCGGTCTGGTCATTCATCCCCCGATGCTCTACATGGGCTACGTGGGCTTTTCCGTGGTCTTCGCCTTCGCCATTGCCGCGCTGCTCGGCGGGCGTCTCGACGCCGCCTGGACCCGCTGGGCGCGGCCTTGGACCAACGTGGCCTGGGCCTTTCTCACCGTGGGTATCGCCCTAGGTAGCTGGTGGGCCTACTACGAGCTGGGCTGGGGTGGCTGGTGGTTCTGGGATCCGGTGGAAAACGCCTCGCTCCTGCCCTGGCTTTCCGGCACGGCGCTGATTCATTCCCTGGCGGTCACGGAAAAGCGCGGCTCCTTCAAGAGCTGGACCGTGCTGCTGGCGATCATCACTTTCTCCCTGTCGCTGCTGGGCACTTTCCTGGTGCGTTCCGGCGTACTGACTTCCGTGCACGCCTTTGCCAACGACCCGTCCCGCGGACTTTTCATCCTGGTGCTGCTGGGTATCACCGTGGGGCTGTCGCTGCTGGTGTTCGCACTACGAGCGCCGCGAGTCAGTCACGCGGTCGGTTTCGGCTGGCTGTCCCGGGACTCTCTGCTGCTGGTCAACAATATCCTGCTGGTGGTCATGACCGTCACCGTGCTGCTGGGAACGCTGTATCCGCTGGTGCTGGACGCCCTGGACCTGGGCAAGATCAGCGTGGGTCCTCCCTACTTCAATGCCCTGTTCGTGCCGCTGACGGTGCTGCTGTGCATTTTCATGGGACTTGGGCCTGTCGCTCGCTGGAAGCAGATGCCCGGACGCGAGCTCGCCAAACGTCTGGGAATCGCCGCCGCGGCAGCCTTGGTGATCGGGCTGCTGATGCCGCTTCTCTACGGCGGCGAGTGGAATCTATGGGTATCCCTGGGGCTGGTGACGGCGCTGTGGATCGTGCTGCCGCTGGTACGCGACCTGTTCGACAAGACCCGCCATGCGAGCGCTGTCGGCGCGGGGCTCAAGCGGCTGTCGCTGTCTTACTGGGGCATGGTGCTGGGGCATGTCGGCCTGGCGGTGACCATCGTCGGAGTGGTGATGGTGTCCAACTACAACGTCGAGCGCAACGTGCGCCTCTCCCCCGGGGAAAGTGTGAGCGTCGCCGGGGATACCTACACCATGACCGACCTGCGCGAGGTGCGCGGTCCCAACTATCTAAGCGAGGTCGCTACCATTGAAGTCAGTCGTAACGACCGACTGCGTTTCGTGATGAACCCGGAAAAGCGGCTTTACCTGGCCCGGCGCATGCCCATGACCCAGGTGGCCCTGCGCCCGGGGCTGTTCCGGGATCTCTACGTGGCCATGGGTGAGGATCTGGGCGACGGCTCCTGGGCGGTGCGCATCCAGTCCAAGCCCTTCGTGCGCTGGCTGTGGCTGGGGGCGCTGTTGATGGCCGCGGGTGGAGTATTGGCGGTAGCGGATAAACGCTATCGCAGCCGGCGCGTCAGCGAGAATGCGGTGTCATCCAGTGAAGCGGCACCCGGCGCGGCGGCTAGCCTGAGGGAGGCCAAGGCATGA
- the ccmD gene encoding heme exporter protein CcmD — protein MMAFDSFAAFLHMGGHAPYVWSAWGITAALLLGSVLLARQERRHLLRELERRERRDARHVGRNDEQ, from the coding sequence ATGATGGCCTTCGACTCCTTCGCCGCTTTCTTGCACATGGGAGGACATGCGCCCTACGTGTGGTCCGCCTGGGGAATAACCGCCGCGCTGCTGCTGGGCAGCGTGCTTCTGGCCCGTCAGGAACGGCGCCACCTGCTGCGTGAACTCGAGCGCCGAGAGCGTCGAGACGCGCGACACGTCGGGAGGAACGACGAGCAATGA
- a CDS encoding tRNA dihydrouridine synthase — MAEKTVNTLLHPGRIGLAPMEGVIDAHTRTLLTDTPGFDWTVTEFVRVTDTRLPARVFRRHCPELGAASVTPSGIPVHLQLLGSDPKTLAANARQACELGAIGLDLNFGCPAKTVNRHDGGASLLRDPRRVEAAVAAVAGAVSHAIPVTAKIRLGFAHRRQALDCAKAAQNGGAQALVVHARTRNEGYRPPAHWEWIGRIRRHLTIPVIANGDIWTLENYWKARSLSGCKDVMLGRGALADPWLARRIRGWQQAETLLGPTPWTVRADILQRYAAAQRNILPPRVVVSLLKQWLNLMRARDTEAAKRFQALRRCVDLDDFLEGLTMPCRSAVEAPAHENA, encoded by the coding sequence ATGGCCGAAAAAACCGTCAACACGCTACTACACCCCGGTCGCATCGGCCTAGCCCCCATGGAGGGGGTCATCGATGCCCATACCCGCACCCTGCTGACGGATACGCCGGGCTTCGACTGGACGGTCACCGAGTTCGTGAGAGTCACCGATACCCGCCTGCCCGCCCGGGTCTTTCGCAGGCATTGCCCGGAACTCGGTGCCGCGAGCGTCACCCCCAGCGGTATTCCCGTCCACCTACAGCTACTCGGTTCCGATCCGAAAACCCTGGCGGCCAACGCACGTCAGGCCTGCGAGCTGGGCGCCATCGGCCTCGATCTGAATTTTGGCTGCCCCGCCAAGACCGTCAATCGTCATGACGGGGGCGCTTCACTGCTGCGTGACCCCAGGCGAGTCGAGGCGGCGGTCGCCGCCGTCGCCGGCGCCGTCTCCCATGCCATCCCGGTGACCGCCAAGATACGCCTGGGCTTTGCTCACCGTCGTCAGGCGCTGGACTGCGCCAAGGCCGCTCAGAACGGCGGCGCCCAGGCTCTGGTCGTGCACGCCCGAACCCGAAACGAAGGGTATCGCCCGCCGGCCCACTGGGAGTGGATCGGCCGCATCCGCCGACACCTGACCATTCCGGTCATCGCCAACGGCGATATCTGGACCCTGGAAAATTACTGGAAGGCGCGCAGCCTTTCCGGTTGCAAGGACGTCATGCTGGGGCGCGGTGCCCTGGCGGACCCTTGGCTTGCCCGACGCATTCGCGGCTGGCAGCAGGCCGAGACTCTCCTTGGCCCTACCCCCTGGACTGTTCGGGCGGACATCCTGCAACGCTATGCTGCGGCGCAACGTAACATACTTCCGCCCCGGGTCGTAGTTTCCTTGCTGAAACAATGGTTGAACCTGATGCGCGCCCGGGACACCGAGGCCGCCAAACGCTTTCAGGCGCTGCGTCGCTGTGTCGATCTCGACGATTTTCTCGAAGGCCTGACGATGCCCTGCCGGTCGGCGGTCGAAGCACCGGCTCACGAGAACGCCTGA
- a CDS encoding LexA family protein, producing the protein MLNAAPHYLQRLPNLPMAQAWRTIAPEALIEVPLLGQVSAGLPIEACPGTDYIRAPARMVRRNTYALQVCGDSMIDCQIHDGDVIIIERQESAENGETAVVMINDREVTLKKLYIDRDGVRLQPANDAMAPIYLKNADVRVLGLVMGVVRQPDRLN; encoded by the coding sequence ATGCTGAATGCCGCACCGCACTATCTCCAGCGTCTTCCCAACCTGCCCATGGCCCAGGCCTGGCGGACCATCGCTCCAGAAGCACTGATCGAAGTGCCGTTATTGGGCCAGGTCTCCGCCGGCCTGCCCATCGAGGCATGCCCGGGGACGGATTACATTCGAGCCCCGGCGCGCATGGTGCGGCGCAATACCTATGCGCTCCAGGTCTGCGGAGATTCGATGATAGACTGCCAGATTCACGATGGAGACGTGATCATCATCGAGCGTCAGGAAAGCGCCGAGAACGGTGAAACCGCCGTGGTAATGATCAACGATCGGGAGGTCACCTTGAAGAAGCTGTATATCGACAGAGACGGCGTGCGCCTGCAGCCGGCCAACGACGCCATGGCGCCCATCTATCTGAAAAATGCCGACGTGCGGGTGCTGGGACTGGTCATGGGCGTGGTTCGCCAGCCGGATCGCCTCAACTGA
- a CDS encoding sodium ion-translocating decarboxylase subunit beta: MDKLLTLWYGSGLYNMGLGQAVMILVGLLLLYLAIHKKFEPLLLVPIGFGGILANIPEAGLALSAAEQAAHLARPEVLQQLAAALDLRLPTGADLEAWRQVITQALHGDASPGLITAANNAAMEAGFNHGVLYQFYRVSIATGIAPLVIFMGVGAMTDFGPLLANPRTLFLGAAAQFGIFATLLGAVGFSSLGWMDFSLKQAAAIGIIGGADGPTSIYVSSLLAPELLGAIAVASYSYMALVPLIQPPIMRALTTAKERQIVMTQLRPVPRLEKICFPLVLLILVVLFLPDAAPLLGMFCFGNLMRECGVVERLSDTSQNALINIVTIFLGLSVGSKLVADRFLALETLGILGLGIVAFGIGTACGVLMAKLMNVLSKTPVNPLIGSAGVSAVPMAARVSNKIGLEYNPHNFLLMHAMGPNVAGVIGSAVAAGVMIKYLG, from the coding sequence ATGGATAAACTGCTGACCCTCTGGTACGGCTCCGGGCTCTACAACATGGGGCTTGGGCAGGCGGTGATGATCCTCGTCGGCCTGCTGCTGCTGTATCTGGCCATCCACAAGAAGTTCGAGCCGCTGCTGCTGGTGCCGATTGGTTTCGGCGGCATTCTCGCCAACATTCCCGAGGCGGGGCTGGCGCTTTCCGCGGCGGAACAGGCCGCCCATCTGGCCCGCCCCGAGGTCCTGCAGCAACTGGCGGCCGCGCTGGATTTGCGATTGCCCACCGGGGCTGATCTGGAAGCCTGGCGTCAGGTGATCACCCAGGCGCTGCACGGTGATGCGTCTCCAGGGCTGATTACCGCCGCCAACAATGCGGCCATGGAGGCCGGCTTCAATCACGGCGTGCTCTATCAGTTCTATCGGGTGTCCATCGCGACGGGGATCGCGCCGCTGGTGATCTTCATGGGCGTCGGTGCGATGACCGACTTCGGCCCGCTGCTGGCCAACCCGCGTACCCTCTTCCTGGGGGCGGCGGCCCAGTTCGGTATTTTTGCCACCCTGCTCGGCGCGGTGGGCTTCTCTTCCTTGGGCTGGATGGACTTCTCTCTCAAGCAGGCCGCCGCCATCGGTATCATCGGCGGGGCGGACGGGCCGACCTCGATCTACGTCTCGAGCCTGCTGGCGCCGGAACTGCTGGGGGCCATCGCCGTGGCTTCCTATTCCTACATGGCCCTGGTGCCGCTAATTCAGCCGCCGATCATGCGCGCCCTGACCACCGCCAAGGAGCGCCAGATCGTGATGACCCAGCTACGGCCGGTGCCGCGGCTGGAGAAGATCTGCTTCCCGCTGGTGCTGCTGATTCTGGTAGTGCTGTTCCTGCCGGACGCGGCGCCGCTGCTGGGCATGTTCTGCTTCGGCAACTTGATGCGGGAATGCGGCGTGGTGGAGCGGCTCTCGGATACTTCCCAGAACGCCTTGATCAATATCGTCACGATCTTCCTGGGGCTTTCCGTGGGGTCCAAGCTGGTGGCGGATCGCTTCCTGGCGCTGGAAACCCTGGGCATCCTGGGACTGGGGATCGTCGCCTTCGGCATCGGTACCGCCTGCGGCGTATTGATGGCCAAGCTGATGAATGTGTTGAGCAAGACCCCGGTCAACCCGCTGATCGGCTCCGCCGGGGTTTCCGCGGTGCCCATGGCGGCCCGGGTCTCCAACAAGATCGGCCTGGAGTACAACCCGCACAACTTCCTGCTGATGCACGCCATGGGGCCCAACGTGGCAGGGGTGATCGGCTCCGCCGTGGCGGCAGGGGTGATGATCAAATACCTGGGCTAG
- a CDS encoding OadG family protein, giving the protein MQNSSLLQEGLMLMAFGMGFVFIFLTILVVATSLMSRVVKRLVPVPAKPGPSTGQKGKAEDDDAVLAAIGVAIHRYRRRGSDVSSS; this is encoded by the coding sequence ATGCAGAATTCATCACTGTTACAGGAAGGTCTGATGCTGATGGCCTTCGGCATGGGCTTCGTCTTCATCTTTCTGACGATTCTGGTGGTCGCTACAAGTCTCATGTCCCGGGTCGTGAAGCGTCTGGTGCCGGTGCCCGCCAAGCCTGGGCCGAGTACCGGCCAGAAGGGTAAGGCCGAGGATGACGATGCGGTACTGGCCGCCATCGGCGTGGCCATTCATCGGTATCGTCGGCGTGGTTCAGACGTCTCGTCGTCCTGA
- a CDS encoding heme ABC transporter permease, with translation MWTFFHKLGSPKWFYAISARLQPWFWALAVLLIVSGSVWGLAYAPADYQQGNSFRIIYVHVPAAFLAQSIFISMAIAAVIFMVWKIKIADMAAKVMAPIGAAMTFVALFSGAVWGMPTWGTWWIWDARLTSMLILLFLYAGVIALRGAFASRDSGSRAASVLAMVGVINIPIIKYSVDWWYTLHQPASFTITSRPAMPADMWWPLVIMVLGFYCFFVALTLMRTRSEILRRESTKHWVRELTRGAR, from the coding sequence ATGTGGACCTTTTTTCACAAACTCGGATCTCCCAAATGGTTCTATGCCATCAGCGCCAGACTGCAGCCCTGGTTCTGGGCGCTGGCGGTGCTGTTGATCGTATCGGGTAGCGTCTGGGGGTTGGCCTACGCGCCGGCGGACTACCAGCAGGGCAACAGTTTTCGCATCATCTATGTGCACGTGCCCGCGGCCTTTCTCGCCCAGTCGATCTTCATTTCCATGGCGATTGCCGCGGTCATCTTCATGGTTTGGAAGATCAAGATCGCCGACATGGCGGCGAAGGTGATGGCACCGATCGGTGCCGCCATGACCTTCGTGGCGCTGTTTTCCGGCGCCGTCTGGGGCATGCCCACCTGGGGGACCTGGTGGATCTGGGATGCCCGGCTGACGTCGATGCTGATCCTGCTGTTCCTGTACGCCGGGGTGATCGCCCTGCGCGGCGCCTTTGCCAGCCGGGATAGCGGTTCCCGGGCAGCGTCGGTGCTGGCCATGGTCGGCGTCATCAATATTCCGATCATCAAGTATTCCGTGGACTGGTGGTATACCCTGCATCAGCCCGCTTCCTTTACCATCACTTCGCGCCCGGCGATGCCGGCGGACATGTGGTGGCCGCTGGTCATCATGGTGCTGGGCTTCTACTGCTTCTTCGTCGCTCTGACCTTGATGCGTACCCGCAGCGAAATCCTGCGACGGGAGTCCACCAAGCACTGGGTGCGGGAACTGACGAGAGGAGCGCGATGA
- the ccmB gene encoding heme exporter protein CcmB, which produces MSITNSRMLKTFDEPRGGLGVAWLATFRRDATLLLRRRSDLMNPLVFFALVITLFPLGISPESRQLATIAPGLLWVAALLATLLSLDSLFRIDLEDGCLEQLLLAPQPLAALVLAKVAVHWLMTGLPLALMAPLLGLMLGLPVQGFAVLSLSLVLGTASLSLIGAIGAALTVGLSRGGVLLSLLVLPLYIPVLIFGAGAVQATLLGDGAGAHLAILGALLSLALMLAPWAIAASLRISING; this is translated from the coding sequence ATGTCCATCACGAATAGCCGGATGCTCAAGACCTTCGATGAACCTCGTGGCGGTCTCGGGGTCGCATGGCTTGCGACCTTCCGGCGGGACGCGACCTTGCTGCTGCGTCGGCGCAGCGACCTGATGAATCCGCTGGTATTTTTCGCCCTGGTCATCACCCTGTTCCCCTTGGGGATTTCGCCGGAAAGCCGGCAGTTGGCGACTATCGCCCCGGGACTTTTATGGGTCGCGGCGCTGCTGGCGACGCTGCTTTCACTGGATTCGCTTTTTCGGATCGATCTGGAAGATGGCTGTCTTGAGCAACTGCTGCTGGCGCCCCAGCCATTGGCGGCGCTGGTGCTGGCCAAGGTGGCGGTGCACTGGCTGATGACCGGGCTGCCGCTGGCGTTGATGGCGCCGCTGCTGGGACTGATGCTGGGGCTTCCGGTTCAGGGGTTCGCCGTTCTGTCGCTATCGCTTGTGCTGGGTACCGCCAGCCTGAGCCTGATCGGGGCGATCGGCGCGGCCCTGACCGTGGGGCTGAGCCGCGGCGGCGTGTTATTATCGCTGCTGGTACTGCCGCTTTATATCCCGGTGCTGATCTTCGGCGCCGGAGCCGTGCAAGCAACGTTATTGGGCGACGGAGCAGGGGCTCATCTGGCCATACTCGGCGCCCTGCTGTCCTTGGCGCTGATGCTGGCGCCCTGGGCCATCGCCGCATCGCTGCGAATCAGCATCAATGGTTGA
- the ccmA gene encoding cytochrome c biogenesis heme-transporting ATPase CcmA — MSFRLTARNLSCERDGRYLFEGLDLNVGSGDLVRVEGPNGSGKTTLLKILCGQLGDYEGEIFWNEQPMRRARGLFLANLLYMGHTPGVKAGLTALENLAWYQALVGEKSSEARRFKVLEEVGLAGFEDVPAAQLSAGQQRRIALARLALIERPLWVLDEPFTAIDRHGVAALEQRLLAQVKRGGSVLLTTHHDLAPLGRIKSIALGPGASGERHVHHE; from the coding sequence GTGAGCTTCCGCCTGACAGCACGAAACTTGAGTTGCGAGCGCGACGGACGGTACCTGTTCGAAGGTCTCGATCTGAATGTCGGAAGCGGCGATCTGGTGCGTGTCGAAGGACCGAACGGCAGCGGCAAGACCACGCTTCTGAAGATTCTTTGCGGTCAACTGGGAGATTACGAGGGCGAGATTTTCTGGAACGAACAGCCGATGCGTCGAGCTCGGGGGCTGTTTCTCGCCAACCTTCTTTACATGGGCCACACCCCCGGGGTCAAGGCCGGTTTGACCGCTCTGGAGAACCTCGCCTGGTACCAAGCGCTGGTAGGGGAAAAAAGCAGTGAGGCCCGGCGTTTCAAGGTGTTGGAAGAGGTCGGCCTGGCGGGCTTCGAGGACGTCCCCGCGGCGCAGCTCTCCGCAGGCCAGCAGCGGCGTATCGCCCTGGCGCGGCTGGCGCTGATCGAGCGTCCGCTGTGGGTGCTGGACGAGCCCTTCACCGCCATCGACCGTCACGGGGTCGCTGCTCTGGAGCAGCGGCTGCTGGCCCAGGTCAAGCGCGGCGGCAGCGTGCTGTTGACCACCCATCACGATCTGGCACCCTTGGGAAGAATCAAGTCTATTGCGCTGGGGCCCGGCGCCTCCGGGGAACGTCATGTCCATCACGAATAG
- the ccmE gene encoding cytochrome c maturation protein CcmE, whose translation MNPKRKQRLFVILGLVSLAAIAVGLTLYALRSNINLFFSPIQVAAGEAPLDRSIRAGGMVKEGSVARNPESLDVEFVITDYVEELPVHYSGILPDLFREGQGVVVVGRLTEAGNLEATDVLAKHDENYMPSEVSDALKDAGYAPEDFKVQGSKASN comes from the coding sequence ATGAATCCAAAACGCAAGCAACGACTTTTTGTGATCCTGGGGCTGGTCAGCCTGGCCGCCATCGCGGTGGGTCTGACCCTCTATGCCCTGCGCAGCAATATCAACCTGTTCTTCAGCCCGATTCAGGTGGCGGCGGGAGAGGCACCTCTGGATCGCAGCATTCGTGCCGGCGGCATGGTCAAGGAAGGCAGCGTCGCCCGTAACCCGGAAAGTCTGGACGTGGAATTCGTGATTACCGACTACGTGGAAGAACTGCCGGTGCATTATAGCGGCATCCTGCCGGACCTGTTCCGGGAGGGGCAGGGCGTGGTGGTGGTGGGCCGGCTGACGGAAGCGGGCAACCTGGAAGCCACGGACGTGCTGGCCAAGCACGATGAGAACTATATGCCCAGCGAAGTCTCTGATGCCTTGAAGGATGCCGGTTATGCGCCGGAAGACTTCAAGGTTCAAGGCAGCAAGGCCAGTAACTAG
- the oadA gene encoding sodium-extruding oxaloacetate decarboxylase subunit alpha, translated as MSLFRKKKDQVLVSEKSETKRPLGITDVVLRDAHQSLFATRLRLEDMLPIADKLDRVGFWSLESWGGATFDACIRYLGEDPWARIRALKEAMPNTPQQMLLRAQNLLGYRHYADDVVDRFVERARTNGVDVFRVFDAMNDPRNLERPIQAVRANQGHAQGTISYTVSPVHTVDSWVSLAKSIADMGADSLAIKDMAGLLTPYTAFELVTKLKASLNIPIHMQCHATTGMSTATILKAVEAGIDNVDTSISSMSMTYGHSPTESVVAILRGTDRDTGLDLELLEDIAAYFREVRKKYAAFEGSLKGIDSRILVAQVPGGMLTNMEGQLKEQGAGDKLDDVLTEIPKVREDLGFIPLVTPTSQIVGTQAVMNVMMGERYKSISKEVQALLKGEYGAAPAPFNRELQQRVLEGGEPITERPANLLEPEMDRLKEELKVKAKEEGIRLEEGEREIDDVLTYALFPQIGLKFLKNRDNPDAFEPAPQVETRQEAQLPAEAESQARKAPSGPETYTLTVNGKQYVVEVAEGGELGEVKAQDKGSQEAAPAAASPQASSGESIDAPLAGNIFKVNVRSGDQVAEGDVVIILEAMKMETEVRSASAGTVSEVVVKEGDSVAVGDPLIRL; from the coding sequence ATGTCCCTGTTTCGCAAAAAGAAAGATCAGGTCCTTGTATCCGAGAAGAGCGAGACCAAACGCCCTTTGGGCATTACCGACGTGGTGCTGCGAGATGCGCACCAGTCGCTGTTCGCGACGCGCCTGCGCCTGGAAGACATGCTGCCCATCGCCGACAAGCTCGATCGAGTAGGATTCTGGTCCCTGGAGTCCTGGGGCGGGGCGACCTTCGACGCCTGCATTCGCTATCTCGGCGAGGATCCCTGGGCGCGCATCCGCGCTCTGAAGGAGGCCATGCCCAATACGCCGCAGCAGATGCTGCTGCGAGCGCAGAATCTGCTGGGCTATCGCCACTACGCGGATGACGTGGTGGACCGATTCGTCGAGCGCGCCAGGACCAACGGGGTGGACGTTTTCAGGGTCTTCGACGCCATGAACGATCCGCGCAACCTGGAGCGGCCGATCCAGGCGGTGCGCGCCAACCAGGGTCACGCCCAGGGCACGATCTCCTATACCGTGAGCCCGGTGCATACCGTCGACAGTTGGGTGTCCCTGGCCAAGTCCATCGCCGACATGGGCGCGGATTCCCTGGCCATCAAGGACATGGCGGGACTGCTGACACCTTATACCGCCTTTGAGCTGGTCACCAAGCTCAAGGCCAGCCTGAATATTCCCATTCACATGCAGTGTCATGCCACCACCGGCATGTCCACCGCTACGATTCTCAAGGCGGTGGAGGCGGGCATCGACAATGTGGATACGTCGATTTCTTCCATGTCCATGACCTACGGCCACAGCCCCACGGAATCCGTGGTGGCGATCCTGCGGGGGACGGATCGGGATACCGGGCTGGATCTGGAACTGCTCGAGGACATCGCCGCCTACTTCCGGGAGGTACGCAAGAAGTACGCGGCCTTCGAAGGCTCGCTGAAGGGCATCGATTCGCGCATCCTGGTCGCCCAGGTACCCGGCGGCATGCTCACCAACATGGAAGGCCAGCTCAAGGAGCAGGGCGCCGGAGACAAGCTCGACGATGTGCTGACCGAGATTCCCAAGGTGCGGGAGGATCTTGGCTTCATTCCGCTGGTCACCCCGACCTCTCAGATCGTCGGCACTCAAGCGGTAATGAACGTGATGATGGGAGAGCGCTACAAGTCGATTTCCAAGGAAGTTCAGGCGCTGCTCAAGGGGGAATACGGCGCCGCGCCGGCGCCGTTCAACCGAGAGTTGCAGCAGCGAGTGCTGGAGGGCGGCGAACCGATTACCGAAAGGCCCGCGAATCTTCTCGAGCCGGAGATGGATCGCTTGAAAGAGGAACTCAAGGTCAAGGCCAAGGAAGAGGGGATTCGCCTGGAAGAGGGTGAGCGAGAAATCGACGATGTGCTGACCTATGCGTTGTTCCCGCAGATCGGTCTCAAGTTCCTGAAGAATCGCGACAACCCTGATGCCTTCGAGCCGGCGCCCCAGGTCGAAACCCGGCAGGAAGCACAATTGCCCGCCGAGGCGGAGTCGCAGGCAAGGAAGGCGCCTTCGGGCCCGGAAACCTATACCCTCACCGTCAACGGCAAGCAGTATGTGGTCGAGGTGGCGGAAGGCGGCGAGCTGGGCGAAGTGAAGGCCCAGGATAAGGGCTCCCAGGAAGCGGCGCCCGCCGCCGCTTCCCCCCAGGCGTCCAGCGGTGAATCGATCGATGCGCCCTTGGCGGGCAATATCTTCAAGGTCAACGTCAGGTCTGGCGATCAGGTGGCGGAAGGCGATGTGGTGATCATTCTCGAGGCCATGAAGATGGAAACCGAGGTGCGTTCCGCCAGCGCCGGTACCGTCTCCGAGGTCGTGGTCAAGGAAGGCGACAGCGTTGCCGTCGGCGATCCGCTGATTCGGCTTTAA
- a CDS encoding IMPACT family protein, whose product MSYPIPDLASGTVHHAEFEVEKSRFIAWVGHTPSPEHFSTLLEAARQAHPGASHHCTAFIAGAPGEQNAIGFSDDGEPGGTAGRPMFQVLEGAGLGQLGCVVIRYFGGIKLGTGGLARAYSKAVSLALETLPTRTFTPRKPLTLKLDFAGEAEARSWLAGQDIPIEQADYGADGVTLTVGWPEDEPVELGELESRLKGRLQILASAQGSSPGI is encoded by the coding sequence ATGTCCTATCCGATTCCGGATCTGGCTAGCGGAACGGTGCATCACGCCGAGTTCGAGGTGGAAAAAAGCCGTTTTATCGCCTGGGTAGGACACACGCCCAGTCCCGAGCATTTCAGCACCCTGCTGGAGGCCGCCCGCCAGGCGCACCCCGGCGCCAGCCATCACTGCACCGCCTTTATCGCCGGCGCCCCGGGAGAACAGAACGCCATCGGCTTCTCCGACGACGGCGAACCCGGCGGCACCGCGGGGCGTCCTATGTTTCAGGTACTCGAAGGCGCCGGCCTGGGTCAACTGGGCTGCGTGGTGATCCGCTATTTCGGCGGCATCAAGCTGGGCACCGGCGGCCTGGCCCGCGCCTACTCGAAAGCCGTCAGCCTGGCCCTGGAAACCCTGCCGACCCGCACCTTTACTCCCCGCAAACCGCTAACGCTGAAACTCGACTTCGCTGGGGAAGCGGAGGCCAGAAGCTGGCTGGCCGGCCAGGATATTCCCATCGAGCAGGCGGACTACGGCGCGGATGGCGTCACTCTCACCGTGGGCTGGCCGGAAGACGAACCCGTCGAACTCGGTGAACTGGAAAGCCGGCTCAAGGGCCGGCTCCAAATCCTTGCCTCAGCTCAAGGTTCTAGCCCAGGTATTTGA